From Micromonospora sp. NBC_01699, a single genomic window includes:
- a CDS encoding protein kinase family protein → MPSSTGPSIATIIEGGRVTQVGEGQEADEVAPPVMAFGAPAVGEVLAERYELAEHINDDSAGRQVWRGVDVVLRRPVAVVLRYPGGDSAMEMLQAAVTASRVIHPNLVGVYDAIDEDERAYVVREWVDGHSLRELVADGPLEPARATSIAHAVAGAIAAVHATGMVHGNVHPGTVMVGDDGRVVLADARADGNDTIETDARAVGGVLYFALTGAWPHVEANLSGGRGRSALPDGVRDANGALAAPRQVRAGVPAYLDDLTMDLLDPQLAVPSVDVLAAELGRLNAAAEEQYLDNSGPLRFTSHDEENIGAPAAPAGARKIVAGVAGLLVIALIGLYFGINALSDNGGTGTASPATPPGATAPAGGTDAPTTQPKKIPIDGSSVRIVSTGTDRGDELNGAAAVVDGDVNKGWESDSYDGPKFANLKTGMGVLIDLKEPRAIKDVQVTLANTGATAELKTGTTTLPSSKASDTQLVTSYQIIGEPFERAGSVMTFSAFESEKKYQYLLFWVTDIIKNAKGDYRLGIQEITVREP, encoded by the coding sequence ATGCCCAGCAGCACGGGTCCATCGATCGCGACAATCATCGAGGGAGGACGGGTGACCCAGGTCGGCGAAGGTCAGGAGGCGGACGAGGTCGCGCCGCCCGTTATGGCCTTCGGTGCGCCCGCCGTCGGTGAGGTCCTCGCCGAGCGGTACGAGCTGGCCGAGCACATCAACGACGACAGCGCCGGCCGCCAGGTCTGGCGCGGTGTCGACGTGGTCCTCCGCCGACCCGTGGCCGTGGTACTCCGTTATCCCGGCGGCGACTCGGCGATGGAGATGCTCCAAGCCGCGGTGACCGCGAGCCGGGTGATCCACCCCAACCTCGTCGGCGTCTACGACGCGATCGACGAGGACGAGCGGGCATACGTCGTACGGGAGTGGGTGGACGGCCACTCGCTGCGGGAACTGGTCGCCGACGGCCCACTCGAACCGGCCCGCGCCACCAGCATCGCGCACGCCGTCGCCGGTGCCATCGCCGCCGTACACGCCACCGGAATGGTGCACGGCAACGTCCACCCCGGCACCGTGATGGTCGGCGACGACGGTCGGGTGGTGCTCGCCGACGCCCGCGCCGACGGCAACGACACCATCGAGACCGATGCCCGCGCGGTCGGTGGTGTGCTCTACTTCGCCCTCACCGGGGCGTGGCCGCACGTCGAGGCCAACCTCTCCGGCGGCCGGGGCCGATCCGCCCTGCCCGACGGGGTCCGGGACGCGAACGGCGCCCTCGCCGCCCCCCGGCAGGTCCGGGCCGGCGTGCCGGCGTACCTCGACGACCTGACCATGGACCTGCTCGACCCGCAGCTCGCCGTTCCCTCGGTCGACGTGCTCGCCGCCGAACTCGGCCGGCTGAACGCCGCCGCCGAGGAGCAGTACCTGGACAACAGCGGCCCGCTGCGGTTCACCAGCCACGACGAGGAAAACATCGGCGCACCCGCCGCGCCGGCCGGTGCCCGCAAGATCGTCGCGGGGGTGGCCGGGCTGCTGGTGATCGCCCTGATCGGCCTCTACTTCGGCATCAACGCGCTCTCCGACAACGGCGGCACCGGCACCGCCTCGCCGGCCACCCCGCCGGGTGCCACCGCCCCGGCCGGCGGCACCGACGCCCCGACCACCCAGCCGAAGAAGATCCCGATCGACGGCAGCAGCGTACGGATCGTCAGCACCGGCACCGACCGGGGTGACGAACTGAACGGCGCCGCGGCGGTGGTGGACGGTGACGTCAACAAGGGCTGGGAGTCCGACTCCTACGACGGCCCGAAGTTCGCCAACCTCAAGACCGGCATGGGCGTCCTGATCGACCTGAAGGAGCCCCGGGCCATCAAGGACGTGCAGGTGACCCTGGCCAACACCGGTGCCACCGCCGAGTTGAAGACCGGCACGACCACCCTGCCGTCGAGCAAGGCATCGGACACCCAGCTCGTCACCTCGTACCAGATCATCGGCGAGCCGTTCGAACGGGCCGGATCGGTGATGACCTTCAGCGCGTTCGAATCCGAGAAGAAGTACCAGTACCTGCTCTTTTGGGTCACCGACATCATCAAGAACGCCAAGGGCGACTACCGGCTCGGCATCCAGGAAATCACGGTCCGGGAACCGTGA
- the sigM gene encoding RNA polymerase sigma factor SigM, whose amino-acid sequence MTSPPVPDETSGAPADTAGAPDRLAGLSDAELLRAHVDGDRDAFAQLFHRHRDRLWAVALRTLADREDAADALQDALLSAHRAAARFRGDAAVTTWLHRIVVNACLDRIRRRQAHPTVPLPDGSRTDETGRWVGVEPAAPAPDHDTALVVQQALARLPAEQRAAIILVDVQGYPIAEVAIMLGVAEGTVKSRCARGRARLALILGHLRPRGPAAAAPNRANDDVPSVTRGNPAPGDGVRSGSSQSGRDRMQEEQ is encoded by the coding sequence ATGACCAGCCCTCCCGTGCCGGACGAGACGAGCGGCGCCCCGGCCGACACCGCCGGTGCCCCCGACCGGCTGGCCGGACTCAGCGACGCTGAGCTGCTCCGGGCGCACGTCGACGGCGATCGGGACGCCTTCGCCCAGCTCTTCCACCGGCACCGGGACCGGCTCTGGGCGGTGGCCCTGCGTACCCTCGCCGACCGGGAGGACGCGGCCGACGCCCTACAGGACGCCCTGCTCTCGGCCCACCGCGCCGCCGCCCGCTTCCGCGGTGACGCCGCCGTCACCACCTGGCTGCACCGCATAGTGGTCAACGCCTGCCTGGACCGGATCCGGCGCCGGCAGGCACACCCCACGGTCCCGCTGCCCGACGGCTCGCGGACCGACGAGACCGGCCGGTGGGTGGGCGTCGAGCCCGCCGCGCCGGCCCCCGACCACGACACCGCGCTCGTCGTCCAGCAGGCGCTGGCCAGGCTTCCGGCCGAGCAGCGGGCGGCGATCATCCTGGTCGACGTCCAGGGCTACCCGATCGCCGAGGTCGCGATCATGCTCGGGGTCGCCGAGGGCACGGTGAAGAGCCGCTGCGCCCGAGGTCGGGCCCGACTCGCCCTGATCCTCGGTCACCTGCGTCCCCGCGGACCGGCCGCAGCGGCGCCGAACAGGGCGAACGACGACGTGCCGTCGGTCACCCGGGGGAACCCGGCGCCCGGTGACGGCGTCCGATCGGGGTCGAGTCAATCCGGGCGCGACCGCATGCAGGAGGAACAGTGA